A part of Scleropages formosus chromosome 3, fSclFor1.1, whole genome shotgun sequence genomic DNA contains:
- the tdrd1 gene encoding tudor domain-containing protein 1 isoform X1, whose protein sequence is MVKLCHYCGQQGSLRCARCKKKYYCSADCQARDWTAHRHLCKAVIPPVSASGMSQKHLAMPIRTSPRGLVAKESLGGGASPRRVYLSNMPRNKVTKGAQVEASVVELRNPGKFFIHMKMTVASLQRISAALQKVYSSVPEYIPECGEVCATRYSLDQDWYRGVVQTVDAPCRTAHIFYMDFGNEETVTLDRVKPLPPGVDLLPQCATECRMAGVTPVTGHWSEECNIAVRQMVVGKKLTMTVVDILDGGVCAVDILLTSGKELSSFLVEHGYAAMEPTGSTGPSVKDIEGMLTVVLEDLKSSGGKEETAEASLPSPLIHSLGDMFHAVVTHLESPDVVVCQKLENANVIQELQVNLHEFCSRTPAKEDFRPAPSSVCSSQFSEDSLWYRAKVLGYSSGDHVYVEYIDFGNTEEVDLSCLRPIPPVLLNIPIQAISCALSGVKPALPTWMDSAMTMLRSLVCNRILRVTVVGHREGTALVTLVDENSDPQMDVAEVLMASGYAVADDDNVTCGQAGGQVTTDSSGAIKPVVNTEWKYAELPADGQMLKLVVSMVKSPEEFYCRHGNTKDVYALAELSAALVQHCQSDDTAFAATVGQPCCALLPGDGTWGRALVQSMGTDKKVGVVFVDYGNTSYVDLAHLRAIHPKHLELPFQALRCRLAGVEPLEGQWSGEALQRFEALCLSSSLEARVRTVTQSGYEVELMRCGVSVASVLVSERLARPSAQSEAATTAVPLVATAAPAMTGCAFPTDWRTAELPRSEAFQAHVAVVVNPGLFYLVSTNEGNKEKLHALMGELANHCTSLQAVWSVAPEPGAACCAQFSGDKKWYRAVVLETMDSEASVLYSDYGNTERVPLSAICPIAREHLELPFRIIRCALEGLELCPPVWPRSVLRLFESMLKGSVVASVQGFDGTSYRLNLTSLTERGAMHVNTMVLRALEQMQSGFVTELSGSQVHSGGPVESSGSKKTESECPAEAAGKDVSKTQVEMERKEAEPQLNPEALHSSDRPSDVTPLTTPEAAQCSCCCCCVDLKRKMNKIEELLLLLTKQQPDAVTSSCYDV, encoded by the exons ATGGTGAAGCTGTGCCACTACTGCGGTCAGCAAG GGAGCCTGCGCTGTGCGCGCTGTAAGAAGAAGTACTACTGCTCTGCAGACTGCCAGGCCCGCGACTGGACGGCACACAGGCACTTGTGCAAGGCGGTCATCCCACCCGTCTCTGCGAG CGGGATGTCCCAGAAGCATTTGGCCATGCCCATCAGAACCAGTCCCAGGGGTTTAGTTGCCAAG GAGAGCCTCGGGGGGGGTGCTTCTCCCAGGAGGGTCTACCTGTCCAACATGCCCAGGAACAAAGTCACAAAAGGAGCCCAAGTGGAG GCCTCCGTGGTGGAGCTGAGGAACCCTGGGAAATTCTTCATTCATATGAAGATGACTGTGGCATCCCTGCAGCGCATCAGTGCTGCCCTGCAGAAGGTGTACTCCAGTGTACCAGAGTATATACCTGAATGCGGAGAGGTGTGTGCCACCAGGTACTCTCTGGACCAG GACTGGTACCGAGGGGTGGTTCAGACCGTGGATGCCCCTTGCAGAACTGCTCACATCTTCTACATGGATTTTGGGAATGAGGAGACTGTGACCCTAGACAGAGTGAAACCTTTGCCGCCTGGTGTTGACCTCCTCCCTCAGTGC GCCACGGAGTGCAGGATGGCTGGCGTTACTCCAGTGACGGGCCACTGGAGCGAGGAGTGCAACATTGCGGTGAGGCAGATGGTGGTTGGGAAAAAGCTGACCATGACTGTGGTAGACATACTGGACGGAGGAGTGTGTGCTGTCGACATTCTCTTGACATCTG GTAAAGAGCTTAGCAGTTTCCTCGTGGAGCATGGCTATGCTGCCATGGAGCCCACCGGGAGCACAGGCCCCAGTGTCAAAGACATTG AGGGCATGCTGACCGTGGTTCTCGAGGACTTGAAGTCATCGGGGGGGAAGGAGGAAACCGCAGAGGCCAGTCTTCCCAGCCCTCTGATCCACAGTTTGGGGGATATGTTCCATGCTGTTGTCACCCATCTTGAATCTCCTGATGTGGTTGTGTGTCAAAAATTGGAGAATGCAA ATGTGATCCAGGAACTCCAGGTGAACCTGCATGAGTTCTGCTCGCGTACACCTGCCAAGGAGGATTTCAGACCCGCTCCCAGCTCCGTCTGCTCCTCTCAGTTCTCAG AGGACAGTCTGTGGTACCGTGCCAAGGTGCTGGGCTACTCCTCGGGAGACCATGTCTATGTGGAATACATAGACTTTGGGAACACGGAGGAGGTGGATCTAAGCTGCCTGCGTCCCATCCCCCCAGTTCTCCTGAACATACCGATACAGGCAATCTCCTGCGCCCTATCAG GTGTGAAGCCTGCCTTGCCGACCTGGATGGACTCCGCCATGACCATGCTCAGGTCTCTCGTGTGCAACCGCATCCTCCGGGTGACCGTCGTGGGCCACCGAGAGGGCACTGCTCTGGTGACACTGGTGGATGAGAACAGTGACCCCCAGATGGATGTGGCAGAGGTGCTGATGGCCAGTGGGTATGCTGTTGCTGATGATGACAATGTCACATGTGGACAAGCAGGAGGACAAGTGACGACAGATTcttctg gggCCATCAAACCTGTGGTGAACACAGAATGGAAGTACGCAGAGCTGCCTGCTGATGGACAGATGTTGAAGCTTGTGGTCAGTATGGTGAAGAGCCCAGAGGAGTTCTACTGTCGTCATGGCAACACCAAAG ATGTCTACGCCTTGGCGGAACTGTCTGCTGCCCTTGTGCAGCACTGCCAGAGTGATGACACAGCTTTTGCGGCTACAGTGGGGCAGCCATGCTGCGCACTGTTGCCAG GGGATGGCACCTGGGGACGAGCCTTGGTTCAGAGCATGGGGACAGACAAGAAGGTCGGGGTGGTGTTTGTGGACTACGGAAACACAAGCTACGTGGACTTGGCGCACCTGCGTGCCATCCATCCGAAACACCTAGAGCTTCCCTTCCAGGCGCTGCGCTGCAGGCTTGCAG GTGTGGAGCCATTGGAGGGACAGTGGTCTGGAGAGGCATTGCAGAGGTTCGAGGCTCTCTGTTTGAGCTCATCACTCGAGGCCAGGGTGCGCACCGTCACGCAGAGCGGTTATGAGGTGGAGCTGATGCGCTGTGGGGTCAGTGTGGCCTCTGTCCTGGTGAGCGAGCGGCTGGCCAGACCTTCTGCGCAGAGCGAGGCTGCAACAACCGCTGTACCACTCGTAGCCACCGCGGCTCCAGCGATGACAG GGTGCGCCTTCCCCACAGACTGGCGCACAGCGGAACTGCCCCGCAGCGAGGCCTTCCAGGCACACGTAGCTGTTGTGGTCAACCCTGGCCTCTTCTATTTGGTCAGCACCAATGAGG gaaacaaagaaaaactgcacgCCCTGATGGGGGAGCTAGCAAATCACTGCACCAGCCTTCAAGCAGTCTGGTCCGTCGCACCTGAGCCAGGAGCAGCCTGCTGTGCCCAGTTCTCAG GGGACAAGAAGTGGTACAGAGCAGTTGTCCTGGAAACCATGGACTCTGAGGCGAGTGTGCTCTATTCGGATTACGGGAACACGGAGCGGGTTCCGCTTTCAGCCATCTGTCCCATTGCCAGAGAGCACCTGGAGCTGCCGTTCCGCATCATCAGATGTGCCCTGGAAG GGCTGGAGCTGTGCCCCCCCGTATGGCCTCGCTCTGTTCTCAGGCTGTTTGAGTCGATGCTGAAGGGCAGCGTAGTGGCCTCTGTGCAGGGTTTTGACGGCACATCCTACCGCCTGAACTTGACCAGCCTAACGGAGCGGGGAGCTATGCACGTCAACACCATGGTACTGCGTGCTCTGGAGCAGATGCAGAGCGGCTTCGTGACAGAACTCAGTGGGTCCCAGGTCCACAGCGGAGGTCCGGTTGAGTCTTCGGGTAGCAAGAAGACAGAGTCTG AATGCCCAGCGGAGGCTGCGGGTAAAGATGTGAGCAAGACCCAGGTCGAGATGGAGAGGAAGGAAGCTGAGCCGCAGTTGAACCCAGAGGCGCTCCATTCCAGCGATAGACCATCTGACG TGACCCCTCTCACCACTCCAGAAGCTGCCCAgtgctcttgctgc
- the tdrd1 gene encoding tudor domain-containing protein 1 isoform X2, with product MVKLCHYCGQQGSLRCARCKKKYYCSADCQARDWTAHRHLCKAVIPPVSASGMSQKHLAMPIRTSPRGLVAKESLGGGASPRRVYLSNMPRNKVTKGAQVEASVVELRNPGKFFIHMKMTVASLQRISAALQKVYSSVPEYIPECGEVCATRYSLDQDWYRGVVQTVDAPCRTAHIFYMDFGNEETVTLDRVKPLPPGVDLLPQCATECRMAGVTPVTGHWSEECNIAVRQMVVGKKLTMTVVDILDGGVCAVDILLTSGKELSSFLVEHGYAAMEPTGSTGPSVKDIEGMLTVVLEDLKSSGGKEETAEASLPSPLIHSLGDMFHAVVTHLESPDVVVCQKLENANVIQELQVNLHEFCSRTPAKEDFRPAPSSVCSSQFSEDSLWYRAKVLGYSSGDHVYVEYIDFGNTEEVDLSCLRPIPPVLLNIPIQAISCALSGVKPALPTWMDSAMTMLRSLVCNRILRVTVVGHREGTALVTLVDENSDPQMDVAEVLMASGYAVADDDNVTCGQAGGQVTTDSSGAIKPVVNTEWKYAELPADGQMLKLVVSMVKSPEEFYCRHGNTKDVYALAELSAALVQHCQSDDTAFAATVGQPCCALLPGDGTWGRALVQSMGTDKKVGVVFVDYGNTSYVDLAHLRAIHPKHLELPFQALRCRLAGVEPLEGQWSGEALQRFEALCLSSSLEARVRTVTQSGYEVELMRCGVSVASVLVSERLARPSAQSEAATTAVPLVATAAPAMTGCAFPTDWRTAELPRSEAFQAHVAVVVNPGLFYLVSTNEGNKEKLHALMGELANHCTSLQAVWSVAPEPGAACCAQFSGDKKWYRAVVLETMDSEASVLYSDYGNTERVPLSAICPIAREHLELPFRIIRCALEECPAEAAGKDVSKTQVEMERKEAEPQLNPEALHSSDRPSDVTPLTTPEAAQCSCCCCCVDLKRKMNKIEELLLLLTKQQPDAVTSSCYDV from the exons ATGGTGAAGCTGTGCCACTACTGCGGTCAGCAAG GGAGCCTGCGCTGTGCGCGCTGTAAGAAGAAGTACTACTGCTCTGCAGACTGCCAGGCCCGCGACTGGACGGCACACAGGCACTTGTGCAAGGCGGTCATCCCACCCGTCTCTGCGAG CGGGATGTCCCAGAAGCATTTGGCCATGCCCATCAGAACCAGTCCCAGGGGTTTAGTTGCCAAG GAGAGCCTCGGGGGGGGTGCTTCTCCCAGGAGGGTCTACCTGTCCAACATGCCCAGGAACAAAGTCACAAAAGGAGCCCAAGTGGAG GCCTCCGTGGTGGAGCTGAGGAACCCTGGGAAATTCTTCATTCATATGAAGATGACTGTGGCATCCCTGCAGCGCATCAGTGCTGCCCTGCAGAAGGTGTACTCCAGTGTACCAGAGTATATACCTGAATGCGGAGAGGTGTGTGCCACCAGGTACTCTCTGGACCAG GACTGGTACCGAGGGGTGGTTCAGACCGTGGATGCCCCTTGCAGAACTGCTCACATCTTCTACATGGATTTTGGGAATGAGGAGACTGTGACCCTAGACAGAGTGAAACCTTTGCCGCCTGGTGTTGACCTCCTCCCTCAGTGC GCCACGGAGTGCAGGATGGCTGGCGTTACTCCAGTGACGGGCCACTGGAGCGAGGAGTGCAACATTGCGGTGAGGCAGATGGTGGTTGGGAAAAAGCTGACCATGACTGTGGTAGACATACTGGACGGAGGAGTGTGTGCTGTCGACATTCTCTTGACATCTG GTAAAGAGCTTAGCAGTTTCCTCGTGGAGCATGGCTATGCTGCCATGGAGCCCACCGGGAGCACAGGCCCCAGTGTCAAAGACATTG AGGGCATGCTGACCGTGGTTCTCGAGGACTTGAAGTCATCGGGGGGGAAGGAGGAAACCGCAGAGGCCAGTCTTCCCAGCCCTCTGATCCACAGTTTGGGGGATATGTTCCATGCTGTTGTCACCCATCTTGAATCTCCTGATGTGGTTGTGTGTCAAAAATTGGAGAATGCAA ATGTGATCCAGGAACTCCAGGTGAACCTGCATGAGTTCTGCTCGCGTACACCTGCCAAGGAGGATTTCAGACCCGCTCCCAGCTCCGTCTGCTCCTCTCAGTTCTCAG AGGACAGTCTGTGGTACCGTGCCAAGGTGCTGGGCTACTCCTCGGGAGACCATGTCTATGTGGAATACATAGACTTTGGGAACACGGAGGAGGTGGATCTAAGCTGCCTGCGTCCCATCCCCCCAGTTCTCCTGAACATACCGATACAGGCAATCTCCTGCGCCCTATCAG GTGTGAAGCCTGCCTTGCCGACCTGGATGGACTCCGCCATGACCATGCTCAGGTCTCTCGTGTGCAACCGCATCCTCCGGGTGACCGTCGTGGGCCACCGAGAGGGCACTGCTCTGGTGACACTGGTGGATGAGAACAGTGACCCCCAGATGGATGTGGCAGAGGTGCTGATGGCCAGTGGGTATGCTGTTGCTGATGATGACAATGTCACATGTGGACAAGCAGGAGGACAAGTGACGACAGATTcttctg gggCCATCAAACCTGTGGTGAACACAGAATGGAAGTACGCAGAGCTGCCTGCTGATGGACAGATGTTGAAGCTTGTGGTCAGTATGGTGAAGAGCCCAGAGGAGTTCTACTGTCGTCATGGCAACACCAAAG ATGTCTACGCCTTGGCGGAACTGTCTGCTGCCCTTGTGCAGCACTGCCAGAGTGATGACACAGCTTTTGCGGCTACAGTGGGGCAGCCATGCTGCGCACTGTTGCCAG GGGATGGCACCTGGGGACGAGCCTTGGTTCAGAGCATGGGGACAGACAAGAAGGTCGGGGTGGTGTTTGTGGACTACGGAAACACAAGCTACGTGGACTTGGCGCACCTGCGTGCCATCCATCCGAAACACCTAGAGCTTCCCTTCCAGGCGCTGCGCTGCAGGCTTGCAG GTGTGGAGCCATTGGAGGGACAGTGGTCTGGAGAGGCATTGCAGAGGTTCGAGGCTCTCTGTTTGAGCTCATCACTCGAGGCCAGGGTGCGCACCGTCACGCAGAGCGGTTATGAGGTGGAGCTGATGCGCTGTGGGGTCAGTGTGGCCTCTGTCCTGGTGAGCGAGCGGCTGGCCAGACCTTCTGCGCAGAGCGAGGCTGCAACAACCGCTGTACCACTCGTAGCCACCGCGGCTCCAGCGATGACAG GGTGCGCCTTCCCCACAGACTGGCGCACAGCGGAACTGCCCCGCAGCGAGGCCTTCCAGGCACACGTAGCTGTTGTGGTCAACCCTGGCCTCTTCTATTTGGTCAGCACCAATGAGG gaaacaaagaaaaactgcacgCCCTGATGGGGGAGCTAGCAAATCACTGCACCAGCCTTCAAGCAGTCTGGTCCGTCGCACCTGAGCCAGGAGCAGCCTGCTGTGCCCAGTTCTCAG GGGACAAGAAGTGGTACAGAGCAGTTGTCCTGGAAACCATGGACTCTGAGGCGAGTGTGCTCTATTCGGATTACGGGAACACGGAGCGGGTTCCGCTTTCAGCCATCTGTCCCATTGCCAGAGAGCACCTGGAGCTGCCGTTCCGCATCATCAGATGTGCCCTGGAAG AATGCCCAGCGGAGGCTGCGGGTAAAGATGTGAGCAAGACCCAGGTCGAGATGGAGAGGAAGGAAGCTGAGCCGCAGTTGAACCCAGAGGCGCTCCATTCCAGCGATAGACCATCTGACG TGACCCCTCTCACCACTCCAGAAGCTGCCCAgtgctcttgctgc